The Schistocerca gregaria isolate iqSchGreg1 chromosome 1, iqSchGreg1.2, whole genome shotgun sequence genome includes a window with the following:
- the LOC126279107 gene encoding uncharacterized protein LOC126279107, with product MVSLAYNSPGNTIYLNFGFRSSRLESTESFTALADEFCQQKLLHFIMLIFNCNTAKQVLQWHVRKITNSRGLIEQLAHHRHRIRKCGILNFVGEISKVLFGTLDEDDTSYFKSDINLLEGEQKELLRLSKEQAILHSFNHMVNSILLSVILIKDEIKDKQFPVALIEDMGHQLMKVIVLDVLVAGNILSYVLNIPLVDKSVFHMYKLWPLPVEVDRNTRLFTYIAPEKEFLLMDDAKRQYVKLSNEQLVCKKIEPDHSICKETFVLLSTYDHEVCEARMLQPIIKIPAD from the exons ATGGTCAGTTTAGCTTACAATTCTCCAGGTAACACTATATACTTAAATTTTGGTTTTAGATCTTCTAGATTAGAGTCCACTGAATCCTTTACAGCTCTTGCTGATGAGTTTTGCCAGCAAAAACTCTTGCATTTTATCATGCTTATATTCAATTGTAATACTGCAAAACAGGTGCTACAATGGCATGTACGTAAGATAACAAACTCACGAGGTCTAATTGAGCAATTAGCACATCACAGGCACAGGATTAGAAAATGTGGAATATTAAACTTTGTTGGTGAAATAAGTAAAGTGCTTTTTGGAACACTAGATGAAGATGACACATCTTATTTTAAAAGCGATATCAACCTGCTTGAAGGAGAACAGAAGGAATTACTTAGGTTGTCAAAAGAACAGGCAATATTACATAGTTTCAACCATATGGTAAACTCAATA TTATTAAGTGTGATTCTAATTAAAGATGAGATTAAAGATAAGCAATTCCCAGTAGCTCTAATTGAAGACATGGGGCACCAGTTAATGAAGGTGATTGTTTTAGATGTATTAGTTGCTGGTAATATATTAAGTTATGTACTAAACATTCCATTAGTCGATAAAAGTGTGTTTCACATGTACAAGCTCTGGCCATTACCAGTCGAGGTTGATAGAAATACACGGTTGTTTACGTATATAGCACCAGAGAAGGAATTTTTATTAATGGACGATGCTAAAAGACAGTATGTAAAATTAAGCAATGAACAGTTGGTTTGTAAAAAGATTGAACCTGATCATAGTATATGTAAAGAGACCTTTGTCTTACTTTCCACCTATGATCATGAAGTTTGTGAAGCTAGAATGCTGCAACCAATAATTAAAATTCCTGCTGATTGA